In a single window of the Paramisgurnus dabryanus chromosome 23, PD_genome_1.1, whole genome shotgun sequence genome:
- the arpp19b gene encoding cAMP-regulated phosphoprotein 19b: MSSEVEASTEEQQEMQDTVVSPEKAEEVKLKARYPHLGTRPGGSDLLRKRLQKGQKYFDSGDYNMAKAKMKNKQLPSATAEKTEITGDHIPTPQDIPQRKQSLVASKLAV, from the exons ATGTCTAGTGAAGTGGAGGCGAGTACAGAGGAGCAGCAG GAGATGCAGGACACGGTTGTAAGTCCAGAGAAAGCTGAAGAGGTCAAACTCAAGGCCCGGTACCCCCATCTGGGGACCAGACCTGGTGGATCGGATCTACTGCGGAAAAGACTACAGAAAGGA CAAAAATACTTTGACTCGGGTGACTATAATATGGCCAAAGCCAAGATGAAGAACAAACAGCTTCCCAGTGCAACAGCTGAGAAGACCGAGATAACCGGCGACCACATTCCCACCCCTCAGGATATCCCCCAAAGAAAGCAGTCTCTGGTGGCCAGCAAACTTGCGGTCTGA